The sequence CTGGCTTCACCGCATTCGCAGTACACGACGTTGGGGATGGCGACATGGTCATGGGAGCGACGCATGTTTCTTCTGGACTTGGATGTTTTCTTCTTAGGCAATGGCATGATGGCACCTCTATCTTGAAAGCGATCTAATTGGTTTTGATTTTAAGCCCTTGCAACGCCCTGGCCAAAGGAGATTGGCTGCCGGGATTGTCGCAGGCGCATGATTCCAGGTTCCTGTTTTTTCCGCACTGCGGGCATAGCCCCAAACACGTATCGGCGCAAAGTATTTTTTCGGGCAGGGCCAGC is a genomic window of Desulfomicrobium baculatum DSM 4028 containing:
- the rpmF gene encoding 50S ribosomal protein L32; this encodes MPLPKKKTSKSRRNMRRSHDHVAIPNVVYCECGEASLSHCICPGCGKYKGRQYTKAADA